The Branchiostoma floridae strain S238N-H82 chromosome 8, Bfl_VNyyK, whole genome shotgun sequence genome has a segment encoding these proteins:
- the LOC118421186 gene encoding neuroligin-4, X-linked-like, with product MSVYVSTLLRWSVLQILLVICCMVSDGQAVDVSTALGPIRGFATTMDDGTVLNTFLGVPFAAPPTGNLRFRPPQPHQCWTDVYDATRFGPACLQYPRSATTSVIPYDPSLDDINVSEDCLNLNVYGPQVSGSDPLLPVMLYFHGGAHVAGANKRQDGSLLAQKGVIVVITNYRLGALGFFSTGDSSAPGNYGLLDQLEAMKWVRENIWAFGGSPDRVTIFGESSGAASTSLHLLSPLSRGYFLQAILQSGASTSPWAVLLPEYEPQKYTDELAKQMDCSTQIEHVTQ from the exons ATGTCAGTGTATGTCAGCACGCTATTGAGGTGGTCTGTGTTACAGATTCTGTTGGTCATTTGCTGTATGGTCAGTGATGGTCAAGCTGTAGACGTTTCCACAGCCCTTGGTCCGATCCGAGGGTTCGCCACGACAATGGACGACGGGACCGTCCTAAACACTTTCCTCGGTGTGCCCTTCGCAGCACCCCCGACGGGAAACCTGAGGTTCCGCCCTCCTCAGCCGCACCAGTGTTGGACCGATGTCTACGATGCCACAAGGTTCGGACCAGCATGTCTGCAGTACCCAAGGAGCGCTACAACGTCAGTGATTCCTTACGACCCCAGTCTTGACGACATCAATGTTTCCGAAGATTGTTTGAACTTGAACGTGTATGGTCCGCAG GTGTCGGGCAGTGATCCCTTACTTCCCGTCATGCTCTACTTTCATGGAGGTGCACACGTTGCTGGAGCCAACAAGAGGCAAGACGGGAGTTTACTGGCACAGAAAGGAGTCATCGTGGTCATCACCAACTATCGCCTTGGAGCGCTAG GATTTTTCAGCACCGGAGATTCCAGCGCTCCAGGAAACTACGGGCTGTTGGACCAACTGGAAGCCATGAAGTGGGTTCGTGAGAACATCTGGGCATTCGGTGGCAGCCCCGATCGGGTGACCATATTTGGTGAAAGTTCAGGGGCAGCAAGCACCTCTCTGCACCTGTTGTCTCCGCTCAGTAGAG GCTATTTTCTTCAGGCCATCCTACAGAGCGGCGCCTCTACCAGCCCGTGGGCCGTCCTACTGCCGGAGTACGAGCCTCAGAAGTACACAGACGAACTGGCCAAGCAGATGGACTGTAGTACGCAG atagaacacgtgactcagtga
- the LOC118420870 gene encoding acetylcholinesterase-like yields the protein MSSAAWAPVVDGPGGFLPARPWDLLDQGQFTKVRLMAGCTTDERSGDLANIPGVENGVSRERFIADLADFVERYPRNRDFISDSLLHGYTDYDAINDPITTRDNYVQFLSDYRYVSPLEEVLLGMSAGGVSTYKYSFGYQPIPDRYPAWRGVPHAAELRFLFNMTNRFVDGAPTAADLDMRDTMITMWTNFAKTGDPTPSPIDGVTWQPFTNETRAYLMIDRPLTNGQFLQTRRMELWDNVIRNMAETDTCESGAVASNGNTVSPAVAMVLMSSLLLVVT from the exons ATGTCGTCTGCCGCCTGGGCTCCTGTAGTGGACGGTCCCGGCGGATTCCTGCCCGCCAGACCGTGGGACTTACTGGACCAGGGGCAGTTCACCAAGGTCCGCCTCATGGCGGGCTGCACCACGGACGAGCGATCAGGAGACCTGG CAAATATCCCGGGAGTAGAGAATGGAGTAAGTAGAGAGCGCTTTATTGCCGACCTGGCCGACTTTGTGGAACGTTACCCGAGAAACAGGGACTTTATTTCCGACTCCCTCCTCCATGGCTACACGGACTATGACGCCATCAACGATCCTATCACAACCAGGGACAACTACGTACAG TTCCTGTCAGACTACCGGTACGTCTCGCCGCTTGAAGAGGTGTTACTGGGGATGTCGGCAGGGGGCGTTTCAACCTACAAGTACAGCTTTGGCTATCAGCCCATCCCCGACAGGTATCCCGCATGGCGAG GGGTGCCCCATGCAGCAGAACTCCGATTTCTCTTCAACATGACAAATCGGTTTGTGGACGGCGCGCCCACAGCAGCTGACCTGGACATGAGGGACACGATGATCACAATGTGGACAAACTTCGCCAAGACAGG AGATCCTACACCATCTCCTATCGACGGAGTCACGTGGCAACCGTTCACCAATGAGACAAGAGCCTATCTGATGATTGACAGGCCGCTGACCAACGGGCAGTTCCTTCAGACCAGGCGCATGGAACTCTGGGACAACGTCATCCGGAATATGGCGGAAACGGACACCTGCGAGAGCGGCGCCGTGGCTAGTAACGGAAACACGGTTTCCCCCGCTGTGGCCATGGTTCTCATGTCGTCTCTTCTGTTAGTAGTAACTTAA
- the LOC118420868 gene encoding Golgi-associated plant pathogenesis-related protein 1-like has protein sequence MGCLSSKEKSVPYKTDFAKECLRAHNEFRARHGAPAMVLNKEACEHAQKWADHLVKTGKFEHSQDRSGDMGENIANQWSSDPNAEHSAESFVQQWYDEVSKYDFSGNNFQPGAGHFSQVVWKASTELGVGMASDGKGAVTVVANYMPAGNVQGQFSDNVQAANQI, from the exons ATGGGTTGTCTGTCGTCAAAGGAAAAGTCAG TTCCATACAAGACTGACTTCGCGAAGGAATGTCTGAGAGCTCACAACGAGTTCCGCGCCAGACATGGCGCCCCGGCCATGGTGCTCAACAAGGAGGCCTGTGAGCATGCGCAGAAGTGGGCAGACCACCTGGTGAAGACCGGGAAGTTTGAACACAGCCAGGACAGGAGTGGGGACATGGGAGAAAACATCGCCAACCAGTGGAGCTCTGATCCTAACGCTGAACATTCAG CCGAATCTTTCGTACAGCAATGGTACGATGAAGTGAGTAAATACGACTTCAGTGGGAACAACTTCCAACCAGGCGCAG GCCACTTCTCTCAGGTAGTGTGGAAGGCCAGTACGGAGCTGGGTGTGGGGATGGCCTCGGACGGAAAGGGCGCAGTCACCGTGGTGGCGAACTACATGCCGGCCGGGAACGTACAGGGGCAGTTCAGTGACAACGTGCAGGCTGCTAACCAGATATAA
- the LOC118421630 gene encoding uncharacterized protein LOC118421630, giving the protein MQYHPKIIMGLGLSLLLLGTTTFVLGAVLRGMFPFRYHLIGAPIWSGMITILTALLALLAARVKARNDDTHVGLYMLAGSMPIAVVISILASFFCVMLSVSAVLCDPLDIYKGNCGDPRDQTELGLLYTVLVLSALIVCVDLGLGFHTCDLQRDKEDPNVMAMNNM; this is encoded by the exons ATGCAGTATCATCCTAAGATCATCATGGGGCTAGGGCTCTCCCTGCTTCTGTTGGGGACGACCACTTTTGTCCTGGGTGCCGTACTGAGGGGGATGTTCCCCTTCCGCTACCACCTCATCGGTGCGCCGATATGGAGCGGTATGATC ACTATACTAACCGCGCTACTGGCCCTGTTGGCCGCCAGAGTGAAAGCCCGAAATGACGACACCCATGTCGGCCTCTATATGCTG gcCGGGTCCATGCCGATCGCCGTGGTCATCTCCATCCTGGCCTCCTTCTTCTGCGTCATGCTGTCCGTGTCAGCCGTGCTGTGCGACCCGCTGGACATCTACAAGGGCAACTGTGGTGACCCGCGGGACCAGACCGAGCT TGGATTGCTGTACACAGTGCTGGTGCTGTCTGCTCTGATTGTGTGCGTGGATCTCGGACTGGGCTTTCATACCTGCGACCTGCAACGTGAC AAAGAAGATCCCAACGTGATGGCAATGAACAACATGTAA
- the LOC118421577 gene encoding BMP/retinoic acid-inducible neural-specific protein 3-like, which yields MKQWVLKRLLAGIVVATLLGTLPSGARGEPDRGPLADSPELLRYRDQALQGFRVRVKASRQYTKWTVHNLAARRNPEEDSIADLDPGFIAVVLSLGERPSREQLIGTLIQPYGTHYVLSGAMGGEETVTVYMNQTDWAVEREVRSLVGSYFADKDGVIEELRDLQKRVSTFRIHTSSTGPISCGSEDDTREAVLLSDTNARLKLRGLQDLLPRYLRESFVKAALSYIYCDGTGEWTCKDGECRCECDDSAPDCACSADVINRLVSRLEHLHTQFKDDDSRFEQTDGFQRFVGRLPIDQYLDLDAILERWRRSRMVTSSYRVHVARMKKLLLRIDDVMTEIRQRVVYCTWEPELKVKPSPRSQRQWQAIAQARLYCSHGRHPGTFDQQQRACACVDDDTCGSVLPCVIGRAGRCRSCNPADNFATCGSCNDGYELLDGACRIVLSSNQLGGKLIQLESYEMPRDEDMCKEKSSIEFYFRSKTAPFQEWFSPTNNSLTISLKLRTENLPPDNIVILTGVRTKFCFFPFIPNDMEIYAKINPLTENHRDSYRLPQWENSHPKWTTIPYTTPLRYTTSDTDIRCLQMSLCLGQRHKVLTEATHLKLKNLKTDNVEGPLRMRIEDVSLFGYRASFNTTAIKESLRNAQADEIFQKKIGVFFTDIKDKVERLSPLKDNDILSDLLLKRVGLEVTEVRTIEKLIEDTMKNLEEFREFI from the exons ATGAAGCAGTGGGTCCTAAAGCGCCTCCTAGCGGGAATTGTTGTTGCGACACTACTAGGAACATTGCCGTCTGGTGCTCGGGGAGAACCCGACCGCGGCCCCCTAGCGGACTCACCGGAACTGCTCCGTTATCGAGATCAAGCTCTGCAGGGTTTCAGAGTCAGGGTCAAGGCAAGCAG GCAATACACAAAATGGACCGTACACAACTTGGCCGCCCGCAGAAACCCAGAAGAAGACTCCATCGCCGACTTAGACCCTGGGTTCATAGCCGTGGTTCTCTCGCTCGGGGAGCGCCCGTCTCGTGAACAGCTCATCGGGACTCTGATTCAGCCGTACGGGACACATTACGTGTTGTCCGGTGCGATGGGAGGCGAGGAGACGGTGACTGTGTACATGAACCAAACGGACTGGGCAGTGGAGAGAGAAGTTCGGAGCTTGGTCGGATCGTACTTTGCTGATAAAGACGGGGTCATAGAGGAACTTCGGGATCTTCAAAAACGTGTTAGCACATTTCGG ATTCACACATCCAGTACAGGGCCCATCTCGTGTGGAAGCGAGGACGACACTCGGGAAGCGGTGCTCCTCTCTGATACTAATGCCAGGCTGAAGCTACGAG GTCTACAGGACTTGTTGCCCCGCTATCTGAGGGAGTCCTTCGTGAAGGCAGctctgagttacatctactgtGACGGGACAGGTGAATGGACGTGTAAGGATGGGGAATGTCGGTGTGAATGTGACGACTCGGCTCCTGACTGCGCATGCTCAGCTGACGTCATCAACAGGCTTGTGTCTCGGTTAGAACATCTACACACGCAGTTTAAAGATGATGATTCAAGATTCGAGCAAACAG ATGGTTTTCAACGTTTCGTCGGAAGGCTTCCTATTGATCAGTATCTGGACTTGGACGCCATCTTagaaagatggcggcggtctcGAATGGTGACGTCATCATACAGAGTCCATGTCGCCAGGATGAAGAAACTGTTGTTGAGgatagatgacgtcatgaccgAAATCAGACAACGTGTGGTATATTGTACCTGGGAGCCGGAATTAAAAGTTAAACCCTCACCACG GAGCCAACGACAGTGGCAGGCTATCGCGCAGGCGCGACTATACTGTTCCCATGGCCGACATCCGGGGACTTTTGATCAACAGCAGCGCGCATGCGCGTGTGTTGATGACGACACATGCGGCAGTGTCCTTCCGTGTGTCATCGGACGAGCGGGAAGGTGTCGGTCCTGCAACCCAGCGGATAATTTTGCCACCTGTGGATCCTGCAATGATGGATACGAACTGCTAGATGGCGCTTGTCGTATCGTCTTGAGCTCCAACCAGCTTGGCGGAAAGTTGATTCAGCTTGAGTCATATGAAATGCCAAGAGACGAAGACATGTGTAAAGAGAAGAGCAGCATTGAGTTCTACTTTCGCAGCAAGACGGCGCCTTTCCAGGAGTGGTTCTCACCAACTAACAACTCCCTTACAATCTCACTAAAACTCAGAACTGAAAATCTACCCCCAGACAACATTGTCATTCTAACAGGCGTACGAACTAAGTTCTGCTTTTTCCCTTTCATTCCCAACGATATGGAGATATACGCAAAGATCAACCCATTGACAGAAAACCATCGTGACTCTTATAGACTTCCGCAATGGGAGAATTCCCATCCCAAATGGACAACAATTCCGTACACCACTCCTCTTCGCTACACAACATCAGATACTGACATTCGGTGCCTTCAAATGTCTCTATGTCTGGGGCAAAGACACAAGGTACTCACCGAAGCAACACATCTAAAACTCAAAAATCTCAAAACTGATAATGTCGAAGGGCCTCTACGAATGAGAATAGAAGATGTTAGTCTTTTCGGTTACAGAGCTAGCTTCAACACCACAGCAATAAAAGAATCGTTACGTAACGCTCAAGCCGACgaaatatttcagaagaaaaTTGGGGTTTTCTTCACAGACATTAAAGACAAAGTCGAGAGACTTTCTCCTTTAAAAGATAACGATATTCTTTCCGACTTGTTGCTCAAAAGAGTTGGTCTGGAAGTGACAGAAGTAAGAACAATAGAGAAATTAATTGAAGACACTATGAAAAATTTGGAGGAATTTCGCGAATTCATCTGA